A region of the Zymomonas mobilis subsp. mobilis ATCC 10988 genome:
CCAATGCGGCATCAATTTGATGTTATTTTTTGCCGGAATGTCATGATTTATTTCGACGAGCCGACAAAAAGCACGCTTTTTCAGAATTTTTCCAAAAAATTAGTAACTGGCGGCTATCTCTATATCGGCCATTCTGAACGCCTTGTTGGCAAAGCCTCACAGGACTTTGTCTCCAAAGGACAAACTATTTATCAAAAGAGATCGATGTGACTGTCAAAGTACTTATCGTCGATGACTCGCCAACAATGCGTGCTATCCTATCCATGATGATTTCGTCAGATCCGGAAATCGAAGTCGTCGGCAAAGCAGACTGTCCCTCTACAGCCCGCCAGATGATTAAAGAACTCAATCCCGATGTCATGACGCTGGATATTGAAATGCCGGGCATGGACGGATTGGATTTTCTTGAAAAGGTGATGCGGCTGCGTCCGATGCCCGTCATCATGGTCTCGGCCTTAACCGCGGCAGGTGCCGAAGCCACCTTAAAGGCTATGGAATTAGGTGCCTTTGACTGCTTTGCCAAACCTGCGCTCGGCTTTGCCTCTGATAAAAGTCAAAGCCAGACGTTAATCAGCATGATCAAGGCCGCTGCCAAAAACGGAGGCCATCGCCCACTTTCTTTCCGCAACCGTTCGGCCTCTGCCCAAAATGCAGCGCCCGCTCCATCAAGTGTTGCTTCCGGCTATCGTCCGAAACCGGGCAGCATCATTGCTATCGGTGCTTCAACTGGCGGTGTCGAAACGCTGTTAGCTTTGCTGAAAGATTTTCCGGCCAATTGCCCGCCGACTTTGATCGTGCAGCATATGCCTCCTTTATTCACAGCGAGCTTTGCGAACCGTCTTGATCGAATGTGTCCTCCCAAGGTGTCCGAAGCCAAAACTGGTGATCCTTTGACACCGGGGCATATTTACATCGCTCCGGGTGGGGAACGCCATCTTGAATTCCAAAATGCTG
Encoded here:
- a CDS encoding protein-glutamate methylesterase/protein-glutamine glutaminase; translated protein: MTVKVLIVDDSPTMRAILSMMISSDPEIEVVGKADCPSTARQMIKELNPDVMTLDIEMPGMDGLDFLEKVMRLRPMPVIMVSALTAAGAEATLKAMELGAFDCFAKPALGFASDKSQSQTLISMIKAAAKNGGHRPLSFRNRSASAQNAAPAPSSVASGYRPKPGSIIAIGASTGGVETLLALLKDFPANCPPTLIVQHMPPLFTASFANRLDRMCPPKVSEAKTGDPLTPGHIYIAPGGERHLEFQNAAHGPRCLLVSDEPMSGHRPSVDRLFLSVAKNCGRRAIGIILTGMGQDGAMGLKAMRDTGSFTIGQDEESCVVYGMPAAAYRMGAVESQLPLSRIAAKALEACA